In a single window of the Eshraghiella crossota genome:
- a CDS encoding HAD family hydrolase yields MFENIKAVFFDMDGTIVDSMWMWKKIDIEFLGKHNIELPDNLQREIEGMSFSETAVYFKERFSLKESLEEIKKIWNNMAIDKYKNEVKLKKGVMPVLELLRDKGYKTGIATSNSMELALACIEANGIKKYFDAIVTGCDVGAGKPAPDIYLKNAKICNVLPKESLVFEDVVQGIEAGHNAGMRVCAVFDEYSVYIDEEKHRKADYYINDFNEVIKELRKAEI; encoded by the coding sequence ATGTTTGAAAATATTAAAGCTGTTTTTTTTGATATGGATGGAACCATTGTTGATTCCATGTGGATGTGGAAAAAAATTGACATAGAATTTCTCGGAAAGCACAATATAGAACTTCCGGATAATTTACAAAGAGAAATAGAAGGCATGAGCTTTTCGGAGACAGCCGTGTATTTTAAAGAGAGATTTTCTCTTAAAGAAAGTCTTGAAGAAATCAAAAAAATATGGAATAATATGGCAATTGATAAATACAAAAATGAAGTGAAGCTTAAAAAAGGTGTTATGCCTGTACTTGAATTACTCAGGGATAAAGGTTATAAAACAGGCATAGCCACAAGTAATTCAATGGAACTTGCCCTTGCATGTATTGAAGCCAATGGAATAAAAAAATATTTTGATGCCATAGTGACAGGGTGCGACGTTGGAGCAGGAAAGCCGGCTCCGGATATTTATCTTAAAAATGCTAAGATATGTAATGTACTGCCAAAAGAAAGCCTTGTATTTGAAGATGTTGTACAGGGTATTGAAGCAGGACATAATGCCGGCATGAGAGTGTGTGCAGTTTTTGATGAATATTCCGTATATATAGATGAGGAAAAACATCGTAAGGCGGATTATTATATAAATGATTTCAATGAAGTTATTAAAGAACTAAGAAAGGCTGAAATATGA
- a CDS encoding pseudouridine synthase: MDVMKIRIDKYLADMGAGSRTEIKDDIRKGLVYINGNKVKSAGEKADTLNDEVAYKENIIKYIEFEYILLNKPAGVVSATEDRKEKTVLDIIDSKRKDLFPVGRLDKDTEGLLLLTNDGMLAHELLSPKKHVDKKYYVETDGLLTDEHRKLFKNGIKVDDEFTAKEAELQILSSGDKGSKAYLTIREGKYHQVKRMMEAVGNTVTYLKRISMGPLTLPEDMETGTSRMLTDSEINMLKGGK, encoded by the coding sequence ATGGATGTAATGAAAATAAGAATTGATAAATATCTTGCCGATATGGGTGCAGGTTCAAGAACAGAAATTAAAGATGATATCAGAAAAGGACTTGTATATATTAACGGAAATAAGGTGAAGTCTGCAGGTGAAAAAGCAGACACATTGAATGATGAAGTAGCTTACAAAGAAAATATCATAAAATATATTGAATTTGAATATATACTTCTTAATAAGCCTGCAGGAGTGGTATCGGCTACAGAGGACAGAAAAGAAAAGACCGTACTGGATATTATAGACAGCAAAAGAAAAGACCTTTTTCCTGTGGGAAGACTTGATAAGGATACGGAAGGACTTTTGCTGCTTACCAATGACGGAATGCTTGCACATGAGCTTTTATCTCCTAAAAAACATGTTGATAAAAAGTATTATGTGGAGACTGACGGACTTCTTACCGATGAACACAGGAAACTGTTTAAAAACGGTATTAAGGTGGATGATGAATTTACTGCTAAAGAGGCGGAACTTCAGATATTGTCCTCAGGTGACAAAGGCTCTAAGGCATACCTGACAATAAGAGAAGGCAAATATCATCAGGTTAAGAGAATGATGGAAGCGGTCGGCAATACTGTTACATACCTTAAAAGAATAAGTATGGGTCCACTCACTTTGCCGGAAGATATGGAAACAGGAACCAGCAGAATGCTTACTGATTCTGAAATTAATATGCTTAAAGGCGGTAAATAA
- the hisZ gene encoding ATP phosphoribosyltransferase regulatory subunit: MERQLLHTPDGVRDIYNGECEERLILRDKIHRVFKLYGYSDIQTPSFEFFDVYNRERGSVSSKNMYKFFDRDNNTIVLRPDMTPSIARCAAKYFESEQNPVRLCYIGNNFINNSSYQGRLMETTQAGCELIGDSSSAADAEMIAALIESILSTGLTEFQVEVGHVGFFSGITAEAGLTGDSIAELKEIIRNKNLFSIEALLTRENIDEKYNDIFYRLPQMFGDVNILSQAASMTKNETALSAISHLEEVYDILKDYGYEKYVSFDLGVLSELDYYTGVIFKAYTFDVGEPIANGGRYDNLIGQFGKDKASIGFCITIDLLHLAIIRQKIVVVKPTKNRLIVYDESNLKEAVRLAGKLRKEGINTVLSGTCDDESKYSEVIVMKDMV; the protein is encoded by the coding sequence ATGGAAAGACAATTATTACATACACCTGACGGTGTAAGGGACATTTATAACGGGGAATGTGAAGAACGGCTGATTCTCAGGGATAAGATTCACAGAGTTTTTAAGTTATACGGATACAGTGACATACAGACACCTTCTTTTGAATTTTTTGATGTATACAATAGGGAAAGAGGCTCTGTATCATCTAAGAATATGTACAAGTTTTTTGACAGGGATAATAATACCATAGTTTTAAGACCTGATATGACACCTTCGATAGCAAGATGCGCTGCTAAATATTTTGAAAGCGAGCAGAATCCTGTAAGGCTCTGTTATATAGGCAATAATTTTATCAATAATTCAAGCTATCAGGGAAGACTGATGGAGACAACCCAGGCAGGATGTGAACTTATCGGTGATTCTTCTTCAGCAGCGGATGCAGAAATGATAGCGGCACTTATTGAATCCATTCTCAGTACGGGACTTACTGAATTTCAGGTTGAAGTAGGCCATGTGGGATTTTTTAGCGGAATAACTGCAGAAGCCGGACTTACCGGTGATTCCATTGCTGAGCTTAAGGAGATTATCAGAAATAAGAATCTTTTCTCAATAGAAGCACTTCTTACAAGAGAAAATATTGATGAAAAATATAATGATATTTTCTACAGGCTTCCACAGATGTTCGGAGATGTTAATATTTTGTCACAGGCTGCTTCAATGACAAAGAATGAGACCGCATTATCTGCAATCAGCCACCTTGAAGAAGTGTATGACATACTTAAGGACTATGGTTATGAAAAATATGTTTCTTTTGACCTTGGTGTGTTAAGCGAACTTGATTATTATACAGGAGTAATATTTAAGGCATATACTTTTGATGTGGGTGAACCTATTGCCAATGGCGGAAGATATGATAATCTTATCGGACAGTTTGGCAAAGATAAAGCATCCATTGGTTTCTGTATAACGATAGATCTCCTTCATCTTGCAATAATAAGACAGAAGATAGTTGTTGTTAAACCGACTAAGAACAGACTTATTGTATACGATGAGAGCAATCTTAAAGAGGCGGTCAGACTTGCAGGCAAATTAAGAAAAGAAGGAATTAATACAGTTCTTTCCGGTACCTGTGATGATGAGTCAAAATACAGTGAAGTAATTGTGATGAAGGATATGGTGTAA
- a CDS encoding Holliday junction resolvase RecU — protein MAESRGLRGSVLEEMINMSNEVYRNHGLALIQKVPTPITPINIDKESRHITLAYFEQKSTVDYIGVVQGIPVCFDAKECKSDNFSLQNIHEHQFRFMTDFEKQDGIAFILLYFTHRDEKYYIPYRDIKKFMDRANENGRKHIKYDEIDKSYLIGRKGGVLVHYLEQLQKDLASRG, from the coding sequence ATGGCAGAATCCAGAGGACTAAGAGGTTCGGTTCTTGAGGAAATGATTAATATGAGCAATGAAGTTTACAGAAATCACGGACTTGCCCTCATACAGAAAGTACCTACACCTATAACACCCATTAACATCGATAAAGAATCAAGACACATAACCCTTGCGTATTTTGAACAGAAAAGTACGGTGGATTATATAGGTGTTGTTCAGGGAATACCTGTGTGTTTTGATGCGAAAGAGTGTAAATCGGATAATTTTTCACTTCAGAACATACATGAGCACCAGTTCAGGTTTATGACGGATTTTGAGAAACAGGACGGAATTGCTTTTATACTTTTATATTTTACCCATAGGGATGAGAAATATTACATTCCTTACCGGGATATTAAAAAATTTATGGATAGAGCCAACGAAAACGGACGTAAGCATATCAAATACGATGAAATAGACAAAAGCTACCTCATAGGACGAAAAGGTGGCGTTCTGGTGCATTATCTGGAGCAGCTTCAAAAGGATTTGGCTTCGAGAGGTTGA
- a CDS encoding RluA family pseudouridine synthase, whose amino-acid sequence MKEYIIGKNEAGQRFDKYIFKLLKNAGTGLIFKQLRNKNIVLNGKKAKGNEILKENDSVRIFMSDDTINKFTGGPLHISKTGFRLDVIYEDDDILLASKPVGVLSQKSSDKDISMNEYLIEYLTDNGFGKENLATFKPSFCNRLDRNTSGLMIAGKSLRGLQKMSEIIKDRSIHKFYLTIVKGIVDKKSVIKGYLRKDEKNNKVVIYDNPVKDSYEIHTEYEPLATKDDMTLLKVRLITGKTHQIRAHLAGISHPVLGDFKYGDKVFNEKYGEKKQLLHSYQVVFPKLDDFPDISEKSFNTPYPVNFTKYFKEN is encoded by the coding sequence ATGAAAGAATATATTATCGGAAAAAATGAAGCAGGACAAAGGTTTGATAAATATATTTTCAAGCTGCTTAAAAATGCCGGTACGGGCCTTATTTTTAAACAGTTAAGAAATAAGAATATTGTCCTGAACGGAAAAAAAGCCAAAGGCAATGAAATATTAAAAGAAAATGACAGTGTCAGGATATTTATGTCAGATGACACCATAAATAAATTTACAGGCGGACCCCTGCATATAAGCAAAACAGGGTTTCGCCTTGATGTCATATATGAAGATGATGATATTCTGTTAGCTTCAAAGCCTGTGGGGGTACTGTCACAGAAATCCTCGGATAAAGATATATCAATGAATGAATATCTTATAGAATATCTGACAGATAATGGTTTTGGCAAAGAAAACCTTGCAACGTTTAAACCATCATTCTGTAACAGACTTGACAGAAATACAAGCGGTCTTATGATTGCCGGAAAATCATTAAGAGGACTGCAGAAGATGTCTGAAATAATTAAAGACAGGAGCATACATAAATTCTATCTTACAATAGTCAAAGGCATAGTAGATAAAAAATCTGTAATAAAGGGATATTTAAGGAAAGATGAGAAAAACAATAAAGTGGTAATATATGATAATCCGGTTAAGGACAGTTATGAGATTCATACAGAATATGAGCCATTAGCCACAAAAGATGATATGACACTTCTTAAGGTGAGGCTTATTACAGGAAAGACACATCAGATAAGAGCTCATCTTGCAGGAATTTCCCATCCTGTTCTCGGTGATTTTAAATACGGTGACAAGGTGTTTAATGAGAAATACGGAGAAAAAAAACAGCTTCTTCATTCATATCAGGTGGTATTTCCGAAACTGGATGATTTTCCGGACATATCGGAAAAAAGTTTTAATACGCCATATCCCGTGAATTTTACGAAATATTTTAAGGAGAATTAA
- a CDS encoding SDR family NAD(P)-dependent oxidoreductase: MKIAVVTGASSGIGREFARQISARYGKLDEIWLIARRKELLESLQEEIKLNARIIAMDLTSEEDMKQFRDYLEELNPDIKILVNCAGYGKVGRFEEIDLKEQTGMIDLNCKALTEMTGICLKYISSHSRIINVASAAAFCPQPRFNVYAATKAYVLSFSRALNCELKEKKITVTSVCPGPVDTDFFDIAGDNGSTFKKKMRVPAEKVVDKAIKDAALGNELSVYSAMMKTAEVGSKIVPHKLLMKFFDQR; this comes from the coding sequence ATGAAAATTGCGGTAGTAACAGGTGCATCATCGGGAATTGGAAGAGAGTTTGCCAGACAGATATCTGCAAGATATGGTAAACTTGATGAAATCTGGCTCATAGCCAGAAGAAAGGAACTGCTTGAAAGTCTTCAGGAAGAAATTAAGTTAAATGCCAGAATTATTGCTATGGATTTAACCAGCGAAGAAGATATGAAGCAGTTTAGAGATTATCTTGAAGAATTAAATCCGGACATTAAAATCCTTGTCAACTGTGCCGGTTATGGAAAGGTCGGCAGATTTGAAGAAATTGACCTTAAAGAACAGACAGGTATGATTGATCTTAACTGTAAGGCATTGACAGAGATGACAGGTATATGTCTAAAATACATTTCTTCCCACAGCAGAATTATTAATGTGGCGAGTGCGGCTGCTTTCTGTCCACAGCCAAGATTTAACGTGTATGCGGCAACCAAAGCATATGTATTAAGTTTCTCAAGAGCACTTAACTGTGAACTTAAGGAAAAGAAAATCACGGTAACCTCCGTCTGCCCCGGACCTGTTGATACGGACTTTTTTGATATTGCAGGTGACAACGGAAGTACTTTCAAGAAGAAAATGCGCGTGCCGGCAGAAAAAGTTGTGGACAAAGCAATTAAGGATGCGGCACTTGGCAATGAACTCAGTGTGTATTCGGCAATGATGAAAACAGCAGAAGTTGGAAGTAAAATAGTGCCACATAAACTGCTTATGAAATTTTTTGACCAGAGGTAA